From Sphingomonas sp. PAMC26645:
CGAGCGTCTCGTTGCCAAGTTCCGCCAGGACGACGACCAGCAAGGGGATGAGCGTCCCCAACGACCGGCCGCTGACGAGCCGCATCAGCATGAGGATGATAAGCCCGGCATGGATATGGAGGATCGCATCGGGCAGGCCAGTGCCGTCTCCGATCCAGAGAATAACCGAATGATACAGCGCGGGAATATTCATCGCCGGGCAACAGCCGAGATCGGCATCAAAAGCAAGGATGAGGCCGTGCGACGTATTACCTCAAGACTGGCGTGATACCGAAAAACAGCCATTCGCGCCGTGGTCGATACTCGATTTCTGTCGGCAGCGACCATGTCCGGTGGGTCGGATGACGGTGCGGGGGGCGGTGCTTCTACGGGCAAATGCGCTGACCTGTCCCGATCACACGGCTGCAATTCCTGTTTAATTTGACGTTTAGATTCGGCGGTTACGTCGGACTCGAAGGAGTTCGCGTTGATACGTCTCATCTACATCAGTACCGCCCGCTCCGTGCTGTCGAAGGCCGAGCTCGAGGGTGTGCTGCGCGCGTCGCGGCGTAACAATGCGGCTGTCGGCGTGACGGGCTTGTTGGTTGTCGGCGGACGTCGGTTCCTGCAGGCGCTCGAAGGACCGGCGGATGCTGTTGTGCAGACATACGACCGCATCAAGGCCGACGGACGCCACTTCGCCGCCGTGACACTCGACAACCGCCCGATTGCCGAGCGCAGCTTTCCTGACTGGGCAATGGGTCATCAGCCTAGCAGACCCTTGCGCGGCGACGGTGCGGTTGCAGACGACGTGGCTAGGCTGATCGCGCCGATCGCCGATCCCACCATGCACGCATATTTTGCGGAGTTCGCCAAGAAGCACGCCGCCTGACGCGCCCGATGCCGGCGGTTCAGGGCTGCACCGGCGGCGCCAAGCCATCGATCTCTCAACCTGCGTTATCTACGATCCTTGGTCATGACGTGGCTCCGTACCGTCTGTTGTGCGTTTGAGCGCAACGAAGGAGACTGACATGGTAGCGAGAGAGAAGATCACGGACGGTGCGAACGAGCGCGCCATCGACGAACCGATTGCCGGCACGGCTCCGGGCATTCCCGATGAGGCGCTCTTGCCGGGCGAAGAACTGCCGGAGGAGCCGAAAGACGAAGAGGTAGCGCGAGTCGCGCAGAAATTAGGCGCGCCAACGCCGACGGAGGCGTCGTGATGTCCGACGACGCGACACAGACCCGGCAGCGCGAGATCGCCACGGAGCATCTGCTGTTCAAGGTCATGGAATATGTCGAAGCGCGGCACGCCGGGCTCCTCGATTTCATGGAACAGAGCCTCGACCACCTCGGTGATCCGGCGACTGACGGTACCAAGGACGACGAAGCCGTTCGCAAGATCGCAAAGGGCATGATTGTCGGCGCGCGCAAACAGGGCGTGAACTAGGCGCACATTTTGAGGGTTTGGAGATGTCGGTCGTCCATTCCGAGGACCGCATCTCCGATCGCCGCTTCCCTCCGGGCTTATCGGGTTGCCGGTTGTGGCGTGTCCCTATCTAAATCTGATCCAGTTTGATCCGTAAGAACATTGCGGGAACATCAATCCAATGCGATGAGTGTTCCAACGATTCGAGGACACGATCATGGCCGATTACGACGACGACCAGCAGGAGCCTAAGCCCGCGTTTGGCAAGTGGCTGCTGACGCAGCGCGACCGCGGCGATTGGGTCGACGGTATCGCCGAGGCGGCGCGTGCGGATCGGACTTTTCCCAAGAACGGCGATCCGGAGGCGGTGCGCGCACATTTGCGCAAGCAACAGGCCGATGGTGACGCCTTCGCCGCGATCGACGATGCCGAGAGCGATTGGATGGCCGTCTAGACGGCAATGGTCGTCATTCGGCGGTTCGGTGGGGCCGTATCAGCGGCAGTATCGGATGAGATTGTCGACACGTCAGCAGTTGCCCCGAGGGCGCAAGAATGCGTCTGGGGCAGGGTAGGATGACCGATCTATCAAGCGAAAACAGAAGGGGCGTCCCGCTATCGGAACGCCCCTTCGGCTAGATCGGTGTTGGAGACGTCGGTGATTACGCCATCGAAACCTTCGTCCGCGTGGATGTGTGCCCACCCGAGCGATAGAGGACGTCGGCGGCATCTTCAGCATTGATCCCGGCAGCGCTGGTATCGACGGAGACGAACACGCCGCCTTCATTGATGCGGCCTTCATAGTAGCTGGCATCGACGCGGCTGACACCGTGATCGGTCATAACCTTCTCCAGCCCGCCAACGGCGCCACCGAGCGCCGCGCCCGTGATCGCAGCGCCTGGGATGGCCGCGGACGCAATCGCGCCGGCGGCAACGAGGGGGCCGACTCCCGGAATGGCGAGGGCTGCGATGCCGAGCAGCGTGCCGATCCCGGCGCCGGCCGCGACCTTGCCGACGAACTCCTGCGTGTCGCCGTTACCGTCCGTGGTGGTGTTCTTGCCGTCATGCTGGGCAACGATGGAGATGGCGCTGTCGTTGATGCCGGCCGCGCGAAGCTCGGACACGGCGCGCTCGGCGTCTGCATGATTATCGAAAACCGCGGATACCAGGTTCGTGCTCATTATCAGTTCCAGTCGGGGACAGGTTGTAGATGAGCGTAGAAGCCGCATCGAAGAACTAACGTTCCGGAAATTGAGAGTTAGCGGCACGTTAACTTCGAATGAAGCGGGAAAGGTGGCCGACAAGGATCGCGTCTGTGAGTCGCACGGATAGGGCAGAGGCAATCGCCGCCCATGGGGGGTAAGGCGATTGCCGGCAGTGTGTCGAAGCCTATTGGTACCCGCCGTTTTCCTCACGCTCCTTGGCGGCGTCCTCCTGTACCTTTTCCAACTCCTCTGCCTCTTCGGCGGGGGTTGAGTCGTCGGTTTTCGGATCGTCGATCATGGTCATCTCCTTGCCAGTTCAACGCGCGGCCAAGCTTTTGGGCTCAGCCATATTGTCTGAAAGTCGCTCAGGCTGCGGCACGAACAACAAGACAGACTTTGCGGTTCATTCAGGTCGAGACGCCGCTGCGGACGACGCTCCGCTGGTGCCGCCGGTCCTGGGTGCCGAAGTCCGGGTGTCCCAAAACGACAAGGGTCGTGACGTCGCTGTCTGGACGATCGCCCCCGCCACCAGGGTGGGGGCCGGCATTTCTCGTTATGAAATCTTCGGCAGCCCAAGATCAAAACCGGCATTCACTGGAGGCCCGACCGGGAATCGAACCCGGGTGCGAGGATTTGCAGTCCTCTACGTCACCACTCCGCCATCGGGCCCCGATTGCGTGAAGGCGGCGCAAATGCGTGGTTTCTGCATCCGCGTCAACGCCCGTGTGAAGATAGTTCGCACTTTTTTGGAGAGGGTTCGCAATCACGCCCGCGCCTCCAGCTTTTCACCGGCTCGTTTCGAGGCCTTGCGTTGCTCGATATACTTCATCGCCATCTGGTAGGTCCGATGGCCCAGGACGGCCGCGATCTCCGCGATCGTGCATCCGGCCTCTTCCAGTTGCGCGGCCGCAGCATATCGGAGGCCGTGCATGGTTCGATGCGGCATTTCCTCGATCGCGAGGATCGATCGTGCGAGCGCTTGGGACAGGCTCCCAGCAGTGTAGGACTTGCCGACGATGCTCAGAGCCATCACGACGGCCTTCTTCCCCCCAGAGGCCTTCAGGCGGTCTAGGTGGTCGCGTAAGCGCGGGTGACAGTAGATATCTAGAAACTCGTCTGTCTTATCCTGCCGGACGCGGATGGTGTTACCCTTGTAGTCGTTCCACGTCATGGAGACGACATCCGACGCGCGTTGCCCGGTGTAGAGCGCCAGCAATACCGGCGTAGTGACATGCAAAGGCGCGCGAGCGAGGTACAGTTCGATTTCCTCGTCCGACCACGCCACGTAAGGATTGACCTTGTGCTTGAGCTTCTTGAGCCCCTTCACCGGGTTGAAGCCCTCCGGAACTAGCTCTGCCTCGTCGGCCCAACTGTAGAGCCGGCTAGTCATCTGCCGGATCTTGTCGGCCTTGCGCGGCGTTGCCCGATACGAATCACGGACGGCCTTGATCATCTTCCTAGTCGTCAGCGCGAAGGGCTCTTCGCCAAGCTCTTCGATAATCAGCTCGCACGTTCCGGAATAGTCATCGCGGGTAGGTTCGGCGAGCGCGCCGTACTCGGCACTGGCGAGGTATTGCCGAACCAACCACGTCCACGACGATCGCGAAGGCGCGGCCTTTGGGGTGCTTTGAGCCATCGCCAGCAGGACGGCGTACCGCGCATGAAACTCGGCATCACCGGGCGAACCGGGCAAAGGCACGTCCAGTTCTGCGCGGCGGAAACGCCAATACCGGCCCTTTGCCAAATAAGTGTATTTTAGGTTCTTACCCACGGTTTCGGCGGCGTTCCAAGAATGCGCTCTCTACGTCCTTCGCGGCGCGCCTGCCTTCGGCCGGCGTCATCGGCTGGCCTGCAACGCGATCGGCGTACAGATCGAGCGAGCGACGATCGTAGCGAACGCAGCGGCCTTGTTCGATCGGCACGATGCCGAACGAACGAAACGTGTTCTCGCTGACGCTGAGATAGGCCGCTGCGAGTTTGATGGGCATCCAGCGAGGCCAGTCGGGAAGGTCTAGTCGATCAGTCATGATTCTTCCCCCCGGACCCCGTCTCAGGGGCCAAGCTTGCCGGGGTTCCATTTGGAAGGACTTCCGCGCCGTCTTCTGCTACGTGTTCAAGAACAAAGTGTAGTTGAGACCTAATCGCGTCAGTAATCGAAACGTGCACTGCGGTTGCGGTAATTGCCAAATCGTAGAAGGGGGGAAGGTCGTTGGCATCCTTACTCGGATCAGGGGACCACATCTTACCATTCAACCGGTAGAAAAGTCCTGCGCCACCCTCCATTGGCGATATGATCAAGCGGAAGTCTAACGGATCGCCCAAATCATCAAGCGTTGGCGTCAAGCTACTACGAACGATATCTAGAAAATGCTCTAGATGCGGCTCGGCTTGCTTCGCGAATATCGCCGCAGTGCCTACAGGCATCCAAAGGCGGGTGAGGGTTTCGACAAGAGAGACGGTGAAGCGCTCTCGAAAGCTGAAGGTGAGGTGGCCTAGGCGATGCTTCTCACCAATTTTCAGGGTTCCGCGATCGATGGCATTCCGCAACTGGCGATCGTCTACGCCAGTACGGATCATGTCCCGCCAGCCCAGAACCCTCGTGTCAATCCATGCAAGTTCGCTCATCGACCAATCTCCACTCGCAACCGCCTTACTCGCGTGAGTATGGATGTCAATCGCAAGGATGGTGTCACAGAGGGGGAGGGGTGGCCCCCTTGTTACAAGGCTGCTCTCAAACTGCCGACAGTCGCGATGGCGCCGAGCGGGGAGAGAACCCCCCGGCATTGACGGAATAGGGCTCACGACGCGTTCACCGTGCGATATTCGCACGCGTTAAACGCATCGATTACAATCTCGATCGCAAAGGCCTGTTCGTTGGCAAGCCCGAGCAAATCATCGAACTCTTCCCAGTCGCCGTACTCAGCGACCGGGTTTCCGGAGCGTGTCAGGCTCTCGCGAAAGCGTTTGATGTTAGAAGCTGCGATGGAAAGTAATGTATCGACCCGCCGGCATCTTACCTTCAGCGCATCAATTTCATTTGCGACTTCGTCTGATACCAGACGGCAGAGGTTATCCTCGGACATAGTGGCTCTCACTGGTTCCGGCCTTTCACAGCCATGCCCAAGTTGCGGACTTGGTGCCGGGATGGTGAAAGCCTGCCAGTGAGACAGGTGCAGCGTTTTCCCCCCGAAAGGGTCTTGTATATCCGCCGCCATCCCGACATAAGTCGGCAATGAGCGGTGGACGCCAATCCACGCTCTTCAGCAACCTGCCCGCCAAGGCGTGTTGCTAAGGCAAGCTCCCTCGCCAAAGGGATACATTGCCTCACTGGTCCGGACTTTCACATCCACGGACCGAGATGCACAAATTAACCGTGCAGCGCAAGCCATCCTCCGCCAAGGGGATGGATTTCGCGCGTCATGAGCTTCCAGCAGCTTCTGCCTTAGCTTTCCGCTTTGCAGCCCGAGCGGCCGTTTTCGCTATGTCCGCCGCCAGTTCGGTCTGAAACGTCACTAGCACTTGCTGGCGGGATATGACCCAAGCCGGTCGGGCATGGGGCTGCGCGACCTGAAAGCGCGTTCCATACTCTTGCAGCTTACCGGCCGGGTTGGACGTGCCAGCGAACACTTCAACTTCGCTACTGCGCTCCCGGCGCGCTCTGCCCTTCTCGCGCGCGGTAAGCTTCGCAGCCGTCCCGATGACGTAGCTGTCACGCAGTGCGCCGCCCTCCGTATCGGATACCGGCGCAAGCCGCTTCACCTCGCTTAGGAACGGTCCCAGGGCTTTCACGGCAGCACGACGCATAACCGGCTTAGCCAACGATGCCTTTAGCTCCCCGAGGGCCTTGCCTAGCTCGTCCAGCCCCTCGACCTTCATCGTGAAATTCATTCGAGCGACTGCCGCGCGCGCCAAGCGTTCGCGCGCCCCGCCTCCGCCATGCCGGTTGCCATCGTAGCCTGCGCGATCGGCATGGCACCGTTCACGACGCGGCCGTCGACGATAGCGTTAAAGTAGGGCGACGGCACGATCTGCACGCGTCCGCCGCCACCGCCGCCCCGATCGCCGCGCCCGCCGTTCGGAATCACGGTTCCCGATACGCCAGGTGCGAATAGCTCCGGTCCTCGCTCGCCGACGACATACCAACTGGACGGGTCGATAGGTCCGCCCGTCGCCTTGCCACCGCCGAACGTCTGCGAGAGCAGCTTGCCGATACCGGCGAATGATCCGCCAGAACGGTTTCCAGCCGCGTCCGCAACGCCGAACAGGCTATTGGCAAGCGGCTTGATGACCGCTTGTTGAATTGCGATATCGAGCAGCGCCGCACCGATTTGCCGCCCCATGTTGGTAAATGCGTCGGACAACGAGTTTGCGCCTAAGATCGCGTCGGATAGCTCCGAATTAAGATCCTTCATCGCAGAAACGCCAATGTCCTCTACTCGCTCCGACAACGCTGAGGCGGATTGGTTCAAAGAGGATAGGTAGTTTTCAGCCGGTGTTGCATGCTGGCGTCGGGCCATATCCTCTTTATGGTCATACGTTGCATCTAAGTTTGCAAGCTTGTCCCGCGCCTTCTGCCAATCCGGATCAGTCGTTCGCGTGGTAGCGATCAAGCGTTCGAGTTCCGCTGCCTCTTGCTTCTTCTGTAGCGACAACAGTCGCAATTCACCATCCCGGCGAGACTGCGCGCTATCGGCCAAGTCTATTTGCGCACGCGTAATGTCTTGCTGAGCTTCATTTGCAGCGGAGAATAACTGATAAGTTTCGTCAGCCTTTGCGAACGAACGCGTTTGCTCGACGCTAGCGCGCCGGATTGCGAGTTCTTCATCCTTTGCAGCCATGAGGACAGCGCGTTTCGCGTCGGTCAACCGGGCATCGGTCGCAAGTTGCTTGGCGTAGGCGGCGCGATCGGCGTCGAGGCTGTCCATATCGGCGCGGTATTGAGCCTCGTAGCTGCCGGTTAGATCGGCCTGCGCCCGAAGGCCCGCCGCCCGGATCGCGGCCAGCTTCGCGGCGTAGCTTTCATCGTCTGCCGAGGTGTCGCGGCCCTTTGGCGTTTTCGCTTCCTTGGTTTTCTTCGCGACCGGCGTTGGCGATCGTACCAGCGCCGGGCGTGGCACTCGCTTGATTCCCGCCTCATTGATCGAGCCATCGGCATTCCGAGGAACGACGTAGCCCATGCCTTCCAGCCGTCGTGCCGACGCGTCGCGCCGCAGCTGCGCGGCCGATAGCTTCATGCCCGACTGGAAGCGGCCGGCGAGGTTCGATCCGTAAACCGTCGTCGTCGGCTTGCCCGCCAGCGATCGCGCCGCGTTCCCAGGTGCGTTGATGAAATTCGCGA
This genomic window contains:
- a CDS encoding tyrosine-type recombinase/integrase, producing the protein MGKNLKYTYLAKGRYWRFRRAELDVPLPGSPGDAEFHARYAVLLAMAQSTPKAAPSRSSWTWLVRQYLASAEYGALAEPTRDDYSGTCELIIEELGEEPFALTTRKMIKAVRDSYRATPRKADKIRQMTSRLYSWADEAELVPEGFNPVKGLKKLKHKVNPYVAWSDEEIELYLARAPLHVTTPVLLALYTGQRASDVVSMTWNDYKGNTIRVRQDKTDEFLDIYCHPRLRDHLDRLKASGGKKAVVMALSIVGKSYTAGSLSQALARSILAIEEMPHRTMHGLRYAAAAQLEEAGCTIAEIAAVLGHRTYQMAMKYIEQRKASKRAGEKLEARA
- a CDS encoding general stress protein; amino-acid sequence: MSTNLVSAVFDNHADAERAVSELRAAGINDSAISIVAQHDGKNTTTDGNGDTQEFVGKVAAGAGIGTLLGIAALAIPGVGPLVAAGAIASAAIPGAAITGAALGGAVGGLEKVMTDHGVSRVDASYYEGRINEGGVFVSVDTSAAGINAEDAADVLYRSGGHTSTRTKVSMA
- a CDS encoding tape measure protein: MAGNGLIGSLRVTLGANTAEFDRAMDRSRRTVADTSKGFSGLQRQAAASGNALKAAFAAVGAASVTVAARSFLSLADESKNLNAQLQLATARSGSFAKAQEDVARIAGVTREGLTATAALYGNFMRATEALGAKQSDAARATETFGKALKIGGADANAAASATLQFGQALASGALRGDEFNSIAEASPRIVRLIADAMGVTQGAVRALAAEGKLTSDVLFRALTDKKFTAGIDAEFGKLPVTFDQAMTLVHNAAVTTFGAFDQGGQFSTMVADFIGRGADGFASLSTSAEQFGQDTRSVMAGLGNVFDPLQTGGFAVFDALGIRIRSVSDQIHSMLQSFDRVGAAAAGVANFINAPGNAARSLAGKPTTTVYGSNLAGRFQSGMKLSAAQLRRDASARRLEGMGYVVPRNADGSINEAGIKRVPRPALVRSPTPVAKKTKEAKTPKGRDTSADDESYAAKLAAIRAAGLRAQADLTGSYEAQYRADMDSLDADRAAYAKQLATDARLTDAKRAVLMAAKDEELAIRRASVEQTRSFAKADETYQLFSAANEAQQDITRAQIDLADSAQSRRDGELRLLSLQKKQEAAELERLIATTRTTDPDWQKARDKLANLDATYDHKEDMARRQHATPAENYLSSLNQSASALSERVEDIGVSAMKDLNSELSDAILGANSLSDAFTNMGRQIGAALLDIAIQQAVIKPLANSLFGVADAAGNRSGGSFAGIGKLLSQTFGGGKATGGPIDPSSWYVVGERGPELFAPGVSGTVIPNGGRGDRGGGGGGRVQIVPSPYFNAIVDGRVVNGAMPIAQATMATGMAEAGRANAWRARQSLE
- a CDS encoding HK97-gp10 family putative phage morphogenesis protein; its protein translation is MNFTMKVEGLDELGKALGELKASLAKPVMRRAAVKALGPFLSEVKRLAPVSDTEGGALRDSYVIGTAAKLTAREKGRARRERSSEVEVFAGTSNPAGKLQEYGTRFQVAQPHARPAWVISRQQVLVTFQTELAADIAKTAARAAKRKAKAEAAGSS
- a CDS encoding BLUF domain-containing protein — translated: MIRLIYISTARSVLSKAELEGVLRASRRNNAAVGVTGLLVVGGRRFLQALEGPADAVVQTYDRIKADGRHFAAVTLDNRPIAERSFPDWAMGHQPSRPLRGDGAVADDVARLIAPIADPTMHAYFAEFAKKHAA